The following are encoded in a window of Chaetodon auriga isolate fChaAug3 chromosome 24, fChaAug3.hap1, whole genome shotgun sequence genomic DNA:
- the slc12a6 gene encoding solute carrier family 12 member 6 isoform X5: MDTRPKVSSLLSRLANYTNLTQGAKEHEEAESIGEKKKASKSPQMGTFMGVYLPCLQNIFGVILFLRLTWVVGSAGILQGLCIVFICCCCTMLTAISMSAIATNGVVPAGGAYFMISRSLGPEFGGAVGLCFYLGTTFAGAMYILGAIEILLMYIAPKAAIFESKQPEGEGAAMLNNMRVYGSICLLLMSLLVFVGVKYVNKLASIFLACVIVSIISIYIGALVSAFKPPNFPVCMLGNRTISGHEIDDNDQCAKTVLLQIKEPAESADANLTIVYENVTVGPTFDPSLAPALVEKTTYLWKQFCEGPELNASCDKYFASNNFSRIQGIPGLASGIISENLWSAYLSKGDVVEKGSLNSSLVAHPASTHQPYVFADITTSFTLLVGIFFPSVTGIMAGSNRSGDLKDAQRSIPIGTILAILTTSIVYLSSVVLFGACIDGVVLRDKFGDSVKGNLVVGTLAWPSPWVIVIGSFFSTCGAGLQSLTGAPRLLQAIAKDNIIPFLRVFGHGKDNGEPTWALLLTALIAELGILIASLDLVAPILTMFFLMCYLFVNLACALQTLLRTPNWRPRFSYYHWTLSFLGMTICLALMFISSWYYAIVAMVIAGMIYKYIEYHGAEKEWGDGIRGLSLSAARYALLRLEEGPPHTKNWRPQVLVLLKLDEDAHVKSPRLLTFASQLKAGKGLTIVGTVVSGNFLQSYGEALAAEQTLKHLMDKERVKGFCQCIVAQKPREGISHMIQSSGLGGMKPNTVVMGWPHAWRQSEDPQAWKTFINTVRVTTAAHLALLVPKNISLFPSNSEPCTEGYIDVWWIVHDGGMLMLLPFLLRQHKVWRKCGMRIFTVAQMEDNSIQMKKDLATFLYHLRIEAEVEVVEMHDSDISAYTYERTLMMEQRSQMLRQMRLSKSDREREGNPGSSSSRPQTGGATRSQRVRWSFDDVYLSPRYRSTGVHTSNSSKGNRDRQAQLVKDRNSMLRLTSIGSDDDDDTDAGERDRAVSSSGGGGSSEHHRRVQMTWTKEKTSQYRATHSGCSTPEGFRDMLSIRPDHSNVRRMHTAVKLNEVIVNKSHDARLVLLNMPGPPRNTEGDENYMEFLEVLTEGLERVLLVRGGGSEVITIYS, encoded by the exons atggacactCGGCCGAAGGTGTCGTCTCTGCTCAGCCGCCTGGCCAACTACACCAACCTGACGCAGGGGGCGAAGGAACACGAGGAGGCCGAGAGCATCGGCGAGAAGAAGAAAGCCAGCAAG TCGCCACAGATGGGCACGTTCATGGGCGTCTACCTGCCCTGCCTCCAGAACATCTTCGGCGTCATCCTCTTCCTGCGGTTGACCTGGGTGGTGGGAAGTGCTGGGATCCTGCAGGGCCTCTGCATCGTCTTcatatgctgctgctgt accaTGTTGACGGCAATATCCATGAGTGCTATCGCCACTAATGGAGTTGTACCAG cgGGAGGCGCCTACTTCATGATCAGTCGCTCTCTGGGTCCGGAGTTTGGGGGGGCGGTGGGCCTGTGTTTCTACTTGGGCACCACCTTCGCCGGAGCCATGTACATCCTGGGAGCCATCGAGATCCTTCTG aTGTACATCGCACCCAAGGCAGCCATTTTTGAGTCCAAGCAGCCTGAAGGCGAAGGGGCGGCCATGTTGAACAACATGCGGGTCTACGGCTCCATCTGCCTCCTCCTGATGTCCTTGCTGGTCTTCGTGGGCGTGAAGTACGTCAACAAGCTGGCCTCCATATTCTTGGCCTGCGTCATCgtctccatcatctccatctACATCGGAGCGCTCGTCTCCGCCTTCAAGCCGCCGAATTTCCC CgtgtgcatgctgggaaacagAACCATCAGCGGCCATGAAATTGACGACAACGACCAGTGCGCGAAAACCGTCCTGCTGCAGATCAAAGAGCCGGCGGAGAGCGCCGACGCCAACCTCACGATTGTTTACG AGAACGTCACCGTGGGcccgacctttgaccccagcCTTGCTCCTGCTCTGGTGGAGAAGACCACATATCTTTGGAAGCAGTTCTGCGAGGGCCCTGAACTCAACGCCTCCTGCGACAAATACTTCGCATCCAACAATTTTTCCCGGATTCAAGGGATTCCCGGCCTGGCCAGCGGGATCATTTCAG AGAACCTGTGGAGCGCCTACCTCAGCAAAGGGGACGTGGTGGAGAAAGGCTCCCTGAACTCGTCTCTCGTTGCACATCCGGCGTCCACTCATCAGCCTTATGTGTTCGCTGACATCACCACCTCCTTCACGCTGCTGGTGGGCATCTTCTTCCCCTCTGTCACAG gaATCATGGCTGGCTCCAACCGGTCGGGAGATCTGAAAGACGCCCAGCGCTCCATCCCAATTGGAACCATTCTCGCCATCCTCACCACCTCCATCGTCT ACCTGAGCAGCGTCGTTCTGTTCGGCGCCTGCATCGACGGGGTGGTCCTCAGAGACAA GTTTGGAGACTCCGTCAAAGGGAATCTGGTGGTGGGGACTCTGGCTTGGCCCTCCCCCTGGGTCATCGTGATTGGCTCCTTCTTCTCAACATGTGGCGCAGGCCTCCAGTCGCTGACCGGCGCTCCTCGGCTGCTGCAGGCCATCGCCAAGGACAACATCATCCCCTTCCTGCGG gTGTTCGGCCACGGGAAGGATAACGGGGAGCCCACCTGGGCCCTGCTGCTGACGGCGCTGATAGCCGAGCTCGGGATTCTCATCGCCTCTCTGGACCTGGTGGCCCCCATCCTCACAAT GTTCTTCCTGATGTGTTATCTGTTTGTGAACCTGGCCTGTGCCCTGCAGACCCTCCTGAGGACGCCCAACTGGAGGCCGCGCTTCTCCTACTACCACTG GACCTTGTCATTTTTGGGGATGACTATCTGCCTGGCGCTCATGTTCATATCCTCTTGGTACTACGCAATCGTTGCCATGGTGATCGCCGGCATGATCTACAAGTACATTGAGTACCACGG AGCGGAGAAGGAGTGGGGGGATGGGATCCGCGGTCTCTCGCTCAGCGCTGCCCGCTATGCCCTCCTCAGGTTGGAGGAGGGACCACCACACACCAAAAACTGGAG GCCCCAGGTGTTGGTCTTACTAAAGCTGGACGAGGACGCCCACGTCAAGTCTCCTCGCCTGCTGACATTCGCCAGCCAGCTGAAGGCGGGAAAGGGCCTGACCATCGTTGGCACGGTCGTCTCGGGCAACTTCCTGCAAAGCTACGGCGAGGCCCTCGCTGCCGAGCAG ACTCTGAAGCACCTGATGGATAAGGAGCGTGTGAAGGGCTTCTGTCAGTGTATCGTGGCTCAGAAGCCGCGTGAAGGTATCAGCCACATGATCCAGTCCAGCGGCCTCGGAGGAATGAAACCCAACACCGTGGTGATGGGCTGGCCTCACGCCTGGAGGCAAAGCGAGGACCCCCAGGCCTGGAAGACCTTCATCA ACACAGTGCGGGTGACCACGGCGGCCCACCTGGCCCTGCTGGTGCCCAAAAACATCTCTCTGTTCCCCAGCAACAGTGAGCCCTGCACAGAGGGCTACATCGACGTCTGGTGGATCGTCCACGACGGAGGGATGCTCATGCTGCTGCCCTTCCTGCTGCGCCAACACAAG GTGTGGCGCAAGTGTGGGATGCGAATCTTCACGGTGGCCCAGATGGAGGATAATTCCATCCAGATGAAGAAAGATCTGGCAACCTTCCTCTATCACCTGCGCATCGAAGCCGAGGTGGAAGTGGTCGAGATG CACGACAGCGATATCAGCGCGTACACCTACGAAAGGACCCTGATGATGGAGCAGAGGTCTCAGATGCTCAGACAGATGCGACTCTCTAAATCAGACcgggagagagag GGAAACCCtggtagcagcagcagtaggcCACAGACAGGTGGAGCTACAAGGTCTCAG CGGGTACGCTGGAGTTTTGATGAT GTGTATCTTTCCCCCAGGTACAGGAGTACCGGAGTCCACACTTCCAACTCCTCCAAAgggaacagagacagacag GCCCAGCTGGTGAAAGACCGCAACTCCATGCTGCGGCTGACGAGCATCGGCTCCGACGATGACGACGACACTGACGCCGGAGAGCGAGACAGGGCGGtgagcagcagcggcggcggcggcagctcGGAGCACCACCGACGAGTTCAGATGACCTGGACCAAAGAGAAGACGTCGCAGTACAGAGCCACGCACTCCGGCTGCTCCACGCCCGAAGGCTTCAGAGACATGCTCAGCATCAGGCC GGACCACTCCAACGTCAGGCGGATGCACACCGCCGTCAAGCTCAACGAGGTCATCGTCAACAAGTCCCACGACGCCCGGCTCGTCCTGCTCAACATGCCCGGACCCCCCAGGAACACGGAGGGAGACGAGAACT ACATGGAGTTCCTCGAGGTTCTGACTGAAGGATTGGAGCGCGTCCTGTTggtcagaggtggaggaagcgAAGTCATCACCATCTACTCCTGA